The Thermoplasmata archaeon region GTCCCCCACGACTCGAAGGACGTCCCCTACCGCTGGGACGTCCAGCTCAAGTGAGCGGGCATGGCGCGCCTCGTGGTGACCGGCGGCATGGGGTTCATCGGGAGCAACTTCGTCCGCCGCCGCCTCGCCGCGGGGCGGGACGACGTCGTCGTGGTCGACAAGCTCACGTACGCGGGCAACCCGACGAACCTCCAGGACCACCGGGACGACCCGCGGCTCGCGTTCGTCCAGGGAGACGTGTGCGACCGCGGTCTCATGGACCGCGTGGTCCGCGGCGCGGATGCCGTGGTGCACTTCGCCGCGGAGACCCACGTGGACCGCTCCATCCTCGATGCGGGCTCCTTCGTCGTGACGGACGTCGTGGGGACGTACAGCGTGCTCGAGGCGTGCCGCAAGGCGGACGTGCCGCGGCTCGTCCACATCTCGACGGACGAAGTGTACGGGGAGGCGGGAGACAGACCGTGCGCGGAGGAGGCCCCGCTGATGCCGAAGTCCCCCTACGCGGCGAGCAAGGCGGGCGCGGACCGGCTCGTGTGGTCCTACGTGGCCACGTACGGGCTGCCGGCCGTGATCTCCCGCTGCACGAACAACTACGGGCCCTACCAGCATCCGGAGAAGCTGATCCCTCTCTTCGTGACGAAC contains the following coding sequences:
- the rfbB gene encoding dTDP-glucose 4,6-dehydratase produces the protein MARLVVTGGMGFIGSNFVRRRLAAGRDDVVVVDKLTYAGNPTNLQDHRDDPRLAFVQGDVCDRGLMDRVVRGADAVVHFAAETHVDRSILDAGSFVVTDVVGTYSVLEACRKADVPRLVHISTDEVYGEAGDRPCAEEAPLMPKSPYAASKAGADRLVWSYVATYGLPAVISRCTNNYGPYQHPEKLIPLFVTNALEGKPLPMYGDGRNSRDWIHVDDHCAALDLLLTAQGVEGEVFNIGAGQERDVRTIGSAILKALGKPASLLTSVPDRPGHVLRHAVDSTKIRSRLGWRPAQTFEDGLRQTMEWYRTHETWWKPIKSGAFREYYRVQYRGLD